The following are encoded in a window of Dromaius novaehollandiae isolate bDroNov1 chromosome 11, bDroNov1.hap1, whole genome shotgun sequence genomic DNA:
- the C1GALT1C1 gene encoding C1GALT1-specific chaperone 1 — protein sequence MTSESSSFVKGMVLGGIFCVLVTLLGHVKMGHGTKARHHEHHHIQAPNKEDVLNLSEGERMELSQSIRVYCIILVRPKDLGHWAAVKETWSKHCDKAEFYSSENVKVFDSVALDTNDMWMMMRKAYKITYERYKNEFNWFFLAHPTTFAIIENLKYFLLKKDPSQPFYIGHTVKSGDLEYVDGDGGIVLSIESLRRLSTVFEDPDKCPEQGGMIWKLSEDKQLAVCLKYTGVFAENAEDSEGKDVFNTKSVGALIKEAMSSHPQQVVEGCCSDMAITFNGLAPNHMHVMMYGVYRLRPYGHTYNDALVFLPPAGSDND from the coding sequence ATGACTTCTGAAAGCAGTTCTTTCGTGAAAGGCATGGTGTTGGGAGGAATCTTCTGCGTGTTGGTCACGCTTCTGGGACATGTTAAGATGGGCCATGGGACTAAAGCACGTCACCACGAGCACCATCACATTCAAGCTCCCAACAAAGAAGATGTGTTAAACCTTTCAGAAGGTGAACGTATGGAGCTTAGTCAAAGCATCCGTGTTTACTGTATCATCCTGGTGAGACCAAAAGATCTCGGGCACTGGGCTGCCGTGAAGGAGACGTGGAGCAAGCACTGCGACAAGGCAGAGTTCTACAGCTCCGAAAACGTTAAAGTATTTGATTCGGTAGCCCTCGACACAAATGATATGTGGATGATGATGAGAAAAGCTTACAAAATAACTTACGAGCGTTATAAAAATGAATTCAACTGGTTCTTTCTTGCACATCCAACAACATTTGCCATTATTGAAAATCTCAAATATTTCTTGCTGAAAAAAGACCCCTCTCAGCCTTTTTATATAGGTCATACTGTGAAATCTGGTGACCTTGAATACGTAGATGGTGATGGAGGAATCGTCTTAAGCATTGAATCGCTAAGACGACTTTCCACTGTTTTTGAAGACCCTGACAAATGTCCAGAGCAGGGAGGTATGATTTGGAAACTTTCTGAGGATAAACAGCTAGCAGTCTGCCTGAAGTATACTGGAGTGTTTGCTGAAAACGCAGAAGACTCAGAAGGAAAAGACGTCTTTAACACCAAATCAGTGGGTGCTCTCATTAAAGAAGCCATGTCCAGTCACCCTCAACAAGTGGTGGAAGGCTGCTGCTCGGACATGGCCATCACCTTCAATGGACTGGCCCCGAACCACATGCATGTAATGATGTATGGTGTTTACAGGCTGAGACCATATGGCCACACTTACAATGACGCGCTTGTCTTCTTACCACCTGCAGGTTCAGACAATGATTGA